The proteins below come from a single Chryseobacterium nepalense genomic window:
- a CDS encoding NADPH-dependent FMN reductase — MKILAFAGSTSSTSINRELVKFVLKDFQDDEINLIDLNDFDMPVFSVDREKKGFPDEAHHFLKVIEECDAIICSLAEHNRSYSAAFKNVFDWASRINVKVFQNKPMLLMSTSPGGYGGGNVMNTAKTFFPQFGADVKETFSLPKFYENFDMESGVIDPLMRKDLKDKISSFKAQINN; from the coding sequence ATGAAAATATTAGCATTTGCAGGAAGCACTTCTTCCACCTCCATCAACAGAGAGCTTGTAAAGTTTGTGTTGAAAGATTTTCAGGATGACGAGATTAATTTAATTGATTTAAATGACTTCGACATGCCCGTGTTTTCCGTAGACCGAGAAAAAAAGGGGTTTCCGGATGAAGCGCATCATTTTTTAAAGGTTATTGAAGAATGTGATGCCATTATCTGTTCCCTGGCGGAACACAACAGATCATACAGCGCTGCATTTAAAAATGTATTCGACTGGGCTTCAAGAATTAATGTAAAAGTTTTCCAGAATAAGCCAATGCTTCTGATGTCTACCTCGCCCGGAGGGTATGGTGGCGGAAATGTTATGAATACGGCAAAAACATTTTTTCCACAGTTCGGCGCCGATGTAAAAGAAACTTTTTCACTGCCGAAATTTTACGAGAATTTTGATATGGAAAGCGGTGTTATTGATCCTTTAATGCGAAAAGATCTAAAAGATAAAATCAGTAGCTTTAAAGCACAGATAAATAATTAA
- a CDS encoding OsmC family protein produces MAITVKASLGKEKYYTEVIAGENTLITDEPLDKGGGNKGFNPFEILATSLASCTAATLRMYIDRKEWNIDTINVEVELENFPLTKRAIFKRDITFEGIIPDEEQIKRLRAIADACPIHKILTNDIEILTKFS; encoded by the coding sequence ATGGCTATAACCGTAAAAGCTAGTTTAGGCAAAGAAAAGTACTACACCGAAGTTATCGCCGGTGAAAACACCCTGATTACCGACGAGCCGTTGGATAAAGGTGGCGGAAACAAAGGTTTCAATCCTTTTGAAATCCTGGCTACTTCGCTCGCAAGCTGTACTGCAGCAACCCTCAGAATGTATATCGACAGGAAAGAATGGAATATTGATACCATTAACGTAGAAGTGGAGCTTGAAAATTTCCCTTTAACCAAAAGAGCAATTTTCAAAAGAGATATTACTTTTGAAGGAATAATCCCCGATGAAGAACAGATTAAAAGACTCAGGGCCATTGCTGATGCATGTCCTATTCATAAAATATTAACCAACGATATTGAAATATTAACCAAATTTTCATAG
- a CDS encoding GNAT family N-acetyltransferase, protein MIEVKQSNNEKNGNFEAFIDGKRAGLMTYTWAGEERFIIDHTEVEEAYNGKGVGKEMLLAAVDFARKNGKTIIPLCPFAKATFQKHEELQDVLVNQAQA, encoded by the coding sequence ATGATTGAAGTAAAACAAAGCAACAACGAAAAAAACGGAAATTTTGAAGCGTTTATAGATGGTAAACGTGCAGGTTTAATGACCTATACCTGGGCAGGAGAAGAAAGATTCATTATTGATCATACTGAAGTGGAAGAAGCCTATAACGGAAAAGGCGTTGGCAAAGAAATGCTTCTGGCTGCGGTAGACTTTGCAAGAAAAAACGGAAAAACCATTATTCCACTCTGTCCTTTTGCAAAAGCTACTTTCCAGAAACATGAGGAGCTTCAGGATGTTCTGGTAAATCAGGCACAGGCATAG
- a CDS encoding sodium:solute symporter, whose protein sequence is MSPIILLSIIIIYFALLLWVAYKTGKGSDNESFFIGNRKSNWMLVAFGMIGTSLSGVTFVSVPGAVGNDKFSYLQITLGYLIGYIVVAYVLLPLYYRLKLTSIYGYLQQRMGQLSYKSGAWIFIVSRLVGATARLYLVVNILQVSILDSLGVPFIVTTLIILGMIILYTYEGGVKTIVWTDTLQTSCMLLGLIICTVYMLNHLGLSIGDSFTAMNEKGYTKIFDFDPNQKSFFIKQILAGAFITITMTGIDQEMMQKSLSVTRLKDSQKNMVTLGFILLGVISLFLYMGGLLHLYGAQESVSSAGDQLFPDIALNHMPPFISIIFIIALISALFPSADGAMTALTSSLCIDIFGIREKTQWDDSKKEKFRKNIHLLVALSFLIMVIIFKVINDNSMIGLILKLAGFTYGPLLGLFAFGIFTKYKVKDKLVPFVCIAAPVISFLIDKYQEKLFGEFKIGLELLIINGLLTFIGLWLIRRK, encoded by the coding sequence ATGTCTCCGATTATTTTATTATCCATTATCATCATCTACTTCGCATTGCTGCTCTGGGTAGCATACAAAACAGGAAAAGGAAGTGATAATGAGAGTTTCTTTATAGGAAACCGTAAAAGTAACTGGATGCTGGTTGCCTTCGGAATGATCGGAACTTCTTTATCGGGAGTTACCTTTGTGAGTGTTCCCGGAGCCGTGGGGAATGACAAGTTTTCTTATTTACAGATTACATTAGGCTATCTCATTGGTTACATTGTTGTTGCCTATGTTCTTCTACCCTTGTATTACAGGCTGAAACTGACCTCCATTTATGGCTATCTTCAGCAGAGAATGGGACAGCTTTCTTATAAATCCGGTGCTTGGATCTTTATTGTTTCAAGACTGGTTGGTGCAACGGCGAGGTTATACCTTGTTGTAAATATTCTTCAGGTTTCTATTCTGGACAGTCTGGGTGTTCCTTTTATCGTTACTACCCTTATTATCTTAGGAATGATTATTCTTTACACGTATGAAGGGGGCGTGAAAACCATCGTCTGGACAGATACCCTGCAGACTTCCTGCATGCTTTTAGGACTGATAATCTGTACGGTTTATATGCTGAACCATCTCGGATTAAGCATTGGTGACAGTTTTACGGCAATGAATGAAAAAGGCTACACGAAAATTTTTGATTTTGATCCGAATCAGAAAAGTTTCTTTATTAAACAAATTCTGGCCGGAGCTTTTATTACAATTACCATGACAGGAATTGATCAGGAAATGATGCAGAAAAGCCTTTCTGTAACCAGACTGAAAGATTCTCAGAAAAATATGGTTACTTTAGGTTTCATCTTGTTAGGAGTTATTTCATTGTTTCTTTATATGGGAGGCCTTCTTCATCTTTACGGTGCACAGGAAAGTGTTTCCAGCGCAGGCGACCAGCTGTTTCCGGATATTGCCCTAAATCATATGCCACCATTTATATCAATCATCTTTATTATTGCTCTTATTTCGGCTTTATTTCCAAGTGCGGACGGTGCGATGACGGCACTTACCTCATCACTTTGCATTGATATTTTCGGAATTCGGGAAAAAACGCAGTGGGACGACAGCAAGAAGGAGAAATTCAGAAAAAACATTCACCTTTTGGTTGCTTTGTCTTTTTTAATAATGGTTATTATTTTTAAAGTCATTAATGATAATTCGATGATCGGATTAATCCTTAAGCTTGCCGGATTTACGTACGGACCACTTTTAGGTTTATTTGCGTTCGGAATTTTCACAAAATATAAAGTGAAGGACAAGCTGGTTCCATTTGTCTGTATCGCCGCGCCGGTGATTTCTTTTCTTATCGACAAGTATCAGGAAAAACTCTTCGGAGAGTTTAAAATCGGGCTTGAACTTTTAATCATTAATGGCCTGCTTACTTTCATAGGACTTTGGCTGATCAGAAGAAAATAA
- a CDS encoding transketolase: MSKSIEELKSLTTQIRRDILRMVHAVNSGHPGGSLGCTEFFTALYGKVMNYKLPFTMKGKNEDHFYLSNGHISPVFYSTLARFGFFPVDELKTFRKLDSRLQGHPTTHEGLPGIRVASGSLGQGLSVALGVAQGKKLDGDNSLVYTLQGDGELQEGQNWEAFMYAASKKVDNIISTIDYNGQQIDGSTENVLSLGNLHAKLEAFGWMVLEEKNGNDLEAVIAILEKAKTETGKGKPIAIILHTIMGNGVDYMMGTHAWHGKAPNDEQLDTAFKQLYLEAPADY, translated from the coding sequence ATGAGTAAAAGCATCGAAGAGTTGAAATCTCTTACTACACAAATCAGAAGAGACATTTTAAGAATGGTTCACGCTGTGAATTCCGGTCATCCAGGTGGAAGCTTAGGTTGTACCGAATTTTTCACAGCCCTTTACGGAAAAGTGATGAACTATAAACTTCCTTTCACGATGAAAGGTAAGAATGAAGACCATTTCTATCTTTCGAACGGACATATTTCTCCGGTATTCTATTCTACTTTGGCAAGGTTCGGATTTTTCCCGGTGGACGAATTAAAAACTTTCAGAAAATTAGATTCCAGATTACAGGGACACCCTACGACTCATGAAGGGCTTCCGGGGATCAGAGTAGCTTCCGGTTCTTTGGGACAGGGACTTTCCGTTGCTCTCGGTGTAGCTCAGGGTAAGAAATTGGATGGGGATAACTCTTTAGTATATACTTTACAGGGAGACGGAGAATTGCAGGAAGGCCAAAACTGGGAGGCTTTTATGTATGCAGCTTCCAAAAAAGTAGACAATATCATTTCTACTATTGATTATAACGGACAGCAAATTGATGGAAGTACAGAGAATGTGCTTTCATTAGGAAATCTTCATGCCAAGCTGGAAGCTTTCGGGTGGATGGTTCTTGAAGAGAAAAACGGTAACGATCTTGAAGCGGTAATTGCCATTCTTGAAAAAGCAAAAACCGAAACCGGAAAGGGTAAACCTATTGCTATTATTCTTCATACAATCATGGGGAATGGAGTAGATTACATGATGGGAACTCACGCCTGGCATGGAAAAGCACCAAATGACGAGCAATTGGACACGGCTTTCAAACAATTATATTTAGAAGCTCCGGCTGATTATTAA
- a CDS encoding transketolase family protein, translating into MKFTYTEKKDTRSGFGAGLAELADKNPNVVALCADLIGSLKMEKFIEKAPERFFQVGIAEANMMGLAAGLSITGKIPFTGTFANFSTSRVYDQIRQSIAYSNKNVKICASHAGLTLGEDGATHQVLEDIGMMKMLPGMTVINPCDYNQTKAATIAIAEHEGPVYLRFGRPTVPVFIPEDMPFEIGKGIMLQEGTDVTIVATGHLVWESLVAADELEKEGISCEVINIHTIKPLDEEIILKSVEKTGKIVTAEEHNYLGGMGESIAGMLARRRPTRQEFVAVNDTFGESATPAELMKKYKIDSAAVKEAVKRILDK; encoded by the coding sequence ATGAAATTTACATATACAGAAAAAAAAGATACACGTTCAGGATTCGGAGCCGGATTGGCTGAGCTTGCAGATAAAAACCCAAATGTTGTTGCACTTTGCGCAGACCTTATCGGATCTTTAAAAATGGAGAAATTCATTGAAAAAGCCCCTGAAAGATTTTTCCAGGTAGGTATCGCGGAAGCGAATATGATGGGCCTTGCCGCAGGATTGAGCATCACTGGAAAAATTCCTTTTACGGGAACTTTCGCCAACTTTTCAACTTCGAGAGTGTATGACCAGATTCGTCAGTCTATCGCGTATTCCAATAAAAATGTAAAAATCTGTGCTTCCCACGCAGGTCTTACTTTAGGAGAAGACGGCGCTACGCACCAGGTTTTGGAAGACATCGGAATGATGAAAATGCTTCCCGGAATGACGGTAATCAATCCTTGTGATTACAACCAGACCAAAGCGGCTACCATTGCTATTGCTGAGCATGAAGGTCCTGTTTATTTAAGATTCGGAAGACCAACTGTTCCGGTTTTTATTCCTGAAGATATGCCTTTCGAAATTGGAAAAGGAATTATGCTTCAGGAAGGAACTGATGTGACAATTGTTGCAACAGGTCACCTGGTTTGGGAATCTCTTGTTGCTGCAGATGAGCTTGAAAAAGAAGGCATTTCTTGTGAGGTGATCAATATTCACACGATCAAGCCTCTTGATGAAGAAATCATCTTAAAATCGGTTGAAAAAACAGGAAAAATCGTAACGGCTGAGGAACATAATTATCTTGGAGGAATGGGAGAATCTATTGCCGGAATGCTTGCCAGAAGAAGACCTACAAGACAGGAATTCGTAGCGGTGAATGACACTTTCGGAGAGTCTGCGACACCTGCTGAACTGATGAAAAAATATAAGATTGATTCGGCTGCCGTGAAAGAAGCGGTGAAAAGAATTTTAGATAAATAA
- a CDS encoding DUF1348 family protein has product MEQKHPLPPFTLETALEKIQLAEDAWNSQDPEKVSKAYTTDSEWRNRDQFVNGREEIVRFLSSKWQKEFNYKLKKEYWAHTDNRIAVRFEYEYQNKEGNWFRAYGNENWEFDENGLMKKRFASINDLAIKEEDRKFI; this is encoded by the coding sequence ATGGAACAAAAACATCCGCTTCCGCCTTTTACGCTTGAAACAGCATTGGAAAAGATTCAGTTAGCAGAAGATGCCTGGAACAGCCAGGACCCTGAAAAAGTTTCCAAAGCTTACACCACTGATAGTGAGTGGAGAAACAGGGACCAATTTGTCAATGGGAGGGAAGAAATTGTAAGGTTTCTCAGCAGCAAATGGCAAAAAGAGTTTAATTATAAGCTGAAAAAAGAATATTGGGCGCATACAGACAACCGTATTGCTGTACGTTTCGAGTATGAATATCAGAATAAAGAAGGAAACTGGTTTCGGGCGTACGGAAATGAAAACTGGGAATTTGATGAAAATGGCCTTATGAAAAAAAGATTCGCAAGCATCAACGATTTAGCTATCAAAGAAGAAGACCGAAAGTTCATCTAA
- a CDS encoding TetR/AcrR family transcriptional regulator has translation MSSPKERIVKTTFELFAKQGYHSTGINQIISEANVAKASFYQYFKSKEDLCVEFLNVRHDYWFNELHQFTIQEKETKSKILSSFDFLIYMNEKENFRGCSFLNILSEIPTDNVKILNVIQHHKTDLRNFFSEIIEDKDLSDHIYLLFESSIIESQLFRKNELIEKSKKIINQLIN, from the coding sequence ATGTCATCACCAAAAGAAAGAATTGTAAAAACAACATTTGAACTTTTTGCAAAACAAGGATATCATTCAACAGGAATTAATCAGATCATTTCAGAAGCAAATGTAGCTAAAGCGAGTTTTTATCAGTATTTTAAATCTAAAGAAGATCTCTGTGTTGAGTTTTTAAACGTAAGACATGATTATTGGTTTAATGAATTACATCAATTTACCATACAGGAAAAAGAAACGAAGTCTAAAATCCTTTCGTCTTTCGATTTCCTGATTTATATGAATGAAAAAGAAAATTTCAGAGGCTGCAGTTTCCTTAATATTTTGTCTGAAATTCCTACAGATAATGTGAAAATATTAAATGTCATTCAACATCATAAAACAGATTTGAGAAATTTTTTTTCTGAAATAATAGAAGATAAAGATCTTTCAGATCATATTTATTTATTGTTTGAAAGCAGCATAATTGAAAGTCAGCTTTTCAGAAAAAATGAGCTTATAGAAAAATCAAAAAAAATTATCAACCAACTAATTAATTAA
- a CDS encoding Lrp/AsnC family transcriptional regulator: MNYQLDEIDKKILDFLVENTRMPFTEIAKQMDVSAGTIHVRVKKMEDAGIILGSSLNIDYGKLDYHFTAFIGILLTKSNRTQEVLKELSTIPNVIEASVISGKYNIFCKVRAKNTDDAKRIIYQIDDIQDVMRTESMISMEEYLSDKNRLINAISV; this comes from the coding sequence ATGAACTATCAACTGGACGAAATAGACAAGAAAATTCTTGATTTCTTAGTAGAAAACACAAGAATGCCTTTTACAGAAATTGCTAAACAGATGGATGTTTCCGCTGGTACAATTCACGTAAGAGTGAAAAAGATGGAGGATGCAGGTATTATTTTGGGATCATCTCTTAACATCGATTATGGAAAATTAGACTATCATTTTACAGCTTTCATAGGAATTCTTCTTACGAAATCTAACAGAACACAAGAGGTTTTGAAAGAGTTGTCAACCATTCCAAATGTAATCGAAGCAAGCGTTATTTCCGGAAAATACAATATTTTCTGTAAAGTAAGAGCTAAAAATACGGACGATGCAAAAAGAATTATTTATCAGATCGATGATATTCAGGATGTAATGAGAACGGAGAGTATGATTTCCATGGAAGAATATCTAAGTGACAAAAACAGACTGATCAACGCGATTTCCGTATAA
- a CDS encoding translocation/assembly module TamB domain-containing protein — translation MAKLENNNENENKKSVAENLGNQVQKAVENAGEKVKETVKEASELASDAIKHPVETAEEFGKQAVKDVTSYSWWARLLLILFWLGLGLVVSIFIAINLPVTKQWAADQALQVVNRDFKAQMSTESVEVNFFGNVKVKGLKIKDYKGYDFIQSKEFIANSNWLSLFGNITKNNSLSFNSLTLKNADVKVITYKGDSISNFIRFTQLFDSGKKRDPNKPPFQLDSRLQILDSKVSIVNLNSPGEKGKWLTATNFNLKAPNVKINGRNISALINNMSFTTKRWGKSHFVDTFSTELSMTPDYLSLKDLTLNTDHSLLQGDIKFNLHDDGSWADFADKVKWEMNLRQGSQLSGYDISYFVTNWDNFKPFNISGKMAGPLNNFRLDNFLIRNPDVNIATKTMKVDRLLKGNFLIETPDLSADFTYKDLKAMMPSFIATKMKNFADDFGKLKYNGTASVNPNKVYVANGNLITGIGQAKITRFSLTEYSSSMPKYVGIAEVKDLNTSVITKNKAVGLISGRFDINGQSFDVNTMRLTTKSRITSVEIMNKEINNIYLEGILDHKKYNGLITVNDEQAKANIKGLIDFSTSRISMNVNADVNYLNMNYFTNTPGTQIVSGKVNGKMAMSSINDLTLDVEANGINFATASQKYYIPTAKLKTFMENGGRVIDVDAPGAVNGKISGRYNLGDLTGMIENGLNRILVGPAPRKMYRGQSFAMNFDVQQGLVSYFLPDLKLPQGAKVEGQYDGNSNNLILNLDVASLKYIMTKTREITDADRALAAANPAYTINERDNVTRDSAMVDSVMVRINTANLDEQIFARISRLQYNKNILKDVTLSGRNEDNTLLHLAAKFKHGSPEDELDDTMKEYAINVNQSTNAGGDFIFRFEPTEVKFNEVTWAVDTSPELNHSITYRKKEKDFDIRNLRIYSDNSSLLVKEAQFKSAKDFYLDAEVNDFSIEKLLEMQPGGNTMNIKGLANGSVQIRMDKSTLQPLVDMTIDDIMMNGNDMGDITISATNGFSLNVYDVDIRVNSAGVIGNNSLHVTGTVNNNTSSPTIDLTAEMRDFDIAFAQQFVTTVFGNLRGKATGDLKISGKFSDLDYSGDIALKGFGLKLLFTGVDYSFDDTVIPLTKGLAILNNIGVHDGRTNSSGNISGAIQFETLSSMGVNLVMRADNLLVLNTTQKDYDLFWGRVYGQGDLYVDGPVSGLSLSTPNMKALSGSTFTFNSGSTSNVEEFKMLRFLKEGKDGLVTLEDKKKSGANMNIDFALDVDKGTTVNVLIGDEVGNITVKGAAEKLRFQMSRQGNIAMNGTYKVENGTFVSKAILNKTFQIEKGSSIRWDGDAMKPALNITANYVRMVSNSGEYLNMGSLQPISILLQANITQSLVDPQVDLDVTALDVSSQVKETLAAKMSQEGEKVLQFGSVLLLNSFNVSKTGGVDVDVAGVAESSGYNLLLKQLGSVLNTMSNEFQIDLNYVKGDQYSNTGDRANAGVSFALSPRIKVKTGLGIPLTKTENTEANYLSGEGTIEYDISKKNDGSLVLRGYSKPSNIGVINGAGSNGTANQAYGGGIVWSKSFNSLFKKKKKVKNTPEDQTGIKTDSIKSNTK, via the coding sequence ATGGCAAAGTTAGAGAATAATAACGAGAATGAGAACAAAAAATCAGTAGCTGAAAACCTCGGTAATCAGGTACAAAAAGCCGTGGAAAACGCCGGGGAAAAAGTGAAGGAGACCGTAAAAGAAGCTTCTGAGCTGGCTTCCGACGCCATCAAGCACCCGGTAGAAACGGCTGAAGAATTCGGAAAACAGGCTGTAAAAGATGTTACCAGTTACTCATGGTGGGCACGTCTGCTTTTGATTCTCTTCTGGCTCGGACTCGGACTTGTTGTTTCTATTTTTATCGCGATTAATCTTCCGGTTACCAAGCAATGGGCTGCCGATCAGGCGCTGCAGGTCGTAAACAGGGATTTCAAAGCCCAGATGTCAACGGAAAGCGTGGAGGTAAATTTCTTCGGGAATGTAAAGGTTAAAGGGCTGAAAATCAAAGATTATAAAGGCTATGATTTTATTCAGTCTAAAGAGTTTATTGCCAATTCAAACTGGCTTTCTTTATTTGGCAACATTACAAAAAACAATTCGTTAAGCTTTAACTCGCTTACGCTAAAAAATGCCGATGTAAAAGTAATTACTTATAAAGGCGACAGTATTTCAAACTTTATCCGTTTCACCCAATTGTTTGACAGCGGAAAAAAAAGAGATCCCAATAAACCTCCTTTTCAGTTGGATTCAAGACTTCAGATCCTTGATTCTAAAGTTTCTATTGTGAATTTAAATTCTCCTGGAGAAAAAGGAAAATGGTTAACTGCCACCAATTTTAACCTGAAAGCACCTAATGTAAAAATCAACGGAAGAAATATTTCGGCACTCATCAATAACATGTCCTTTACGACAAAGCGATGGGGCAAATCTCACTTTGTAGATACTTTTTCTACAGAGCTTTCAATGACGCCGGATTATCTTTCTTTAAAAGATCTGACGTTAAATACAGATCATTCGCTTTTGCAGGGAGATATAAAATTCAATCTTCATGATGACGGTTCATGGGCAGATTTTGCTGATAAAGTAAAGTGGGAAATGAATCTACGGCAGGGAAGCCAGCTGAGCGGCTATGATATCAGCTATTTTGTAACGAATTGGGACAATTTCAAGCCGTTTAATATTTCCGGTAAAATGGCTGGTCCGTTAAATAATTTCCGGCTGGATAATTTCCTGATCAGAAATCCGGATGTGAATATAGCAACCAAAACCATGAAGGTCGACAGATTATTAAAGGGTAACTTTTTAATCGAAACCCCGGATCTTTCTGCAGATTTTACCTATAAAGATCTTAAGGCCATGATGCCTTCATTCATTGCTACAAAGATGAAAAACTTTGCAGATGATTTCGGCAAACTAAAATATAATGGAACAGCAAGTGTTAATCCGAATAAGGTATATGTAGCCAACGGAAACCTCATTACCGGAATCGGACAGGCGAAAATTACCAGGTTTTCATTAACAGAGTACAGCTCATCAATGCCAAAATATGTAGGAATTGCTGAAGTTAAAGATTTAAATACTTCCGTAATTACCAAAAATAAAGCAGTAGGCTTAATTTCAGGAAGATTTGATATCAACGGTCAGAGTTTCGATGTCAACACCATGAGACTGACAACGAAATCAAGAATTACCAGTGTTGAAATCATGAATAAGGAGATCAACAACATTTATCTGGAGGGCATTCTTGATCATAAAAAATACAACGGGCTCATCACCGTAAACGATGAACAGGCAAAAGCCAATATCAAAGGATTAATCGATTTCAGCACTTCAAGAATTTCTATGAATGTAAATGCTGATGTGAATTATCTGAACATGAATTATTTTACCAATACTCCCGGAACTCAGATTGTAAGCGGAAAGGTAAATGGTAAGATGGCCATGTCTTCAATCAATGACCTTACCCTTGATGTTGAAGCAAACGGGATTAATTTCGCTACAGCCAGCCAGAAATATTATATTCCGACAGCAAAACTGAAAACGTTTATGGAAAACGGAGGCCGCGTAATTGATGTGGACGCGCCGGGAGCCGTTAATGGGAAAATATCAGGCAGATATAACCTTGGTGATCTTACAGGAATGATAGAAAACGGATTGAACAGAATTCTCGTAGGACCAGCTCCAAGAAAGATGTACAGAGGACAGAGTTTTGCCATGAATTTTGATGTTCAACAGGGCCTGGTAAGCTATTTTCTTCCGGATCTTAAATTACCGCAAGGTGCAAAGGTAGAAGGGCAGTACGATGGAAATTCCAATAATCTAATCTTGAATCTTGATGTTGCTTCTTTAAAATATATCATGACCAAAACCCGTGAAATCACGGACGCAGACCGGGCTCTTGCAGCAGCCAATCCTGCCTATACCATTAATGAAAGGGATAATGTTACCAGGGACAGCGCTATGGTGGACAGTGTAATGGTGAGGATCAATACAGCGAATCTTGATGAACAGATTTTTGCAAGAATCAGCAGGTTACAGTATAACAAAAATATTCTCAAAGATGTTACCCTAAGCGGAAGAAATGAAGATAATACACTTCTTCATTTAGCGGCAAAATTTAAACACGGAAGTCCTGAAGATGAGCTTGATGATACGATGAAGGAATATGCCATTAATGTGAATCAGTCTACCAATGCGGGAGGAGATTTTATATTCAGATTCGAGCCTACGGAGGTTAAATTTAATGAAGTAACATGGGCTGTTGATACAAGTCCTGAACTTAATCATTCTATTACCTATCGTAAAAAAGAAAAGGATTTTGACATCAGGAATCTGAGAATTTATTCCGATAACAGTTCATTACTTGTTAAAGAAGCGCAATTCAAATCAGCTAAAGATTTTTATCTGGATGCGGAAGTCAATGATTTTTCCATAGAAAAGCTCCTGGAAATGCAGCCGGGAGGAAATACAATGAATATTAAAGGACTTGCCAACGGCAGTGTACAGATTCGCATGGATAAAAGCACGCTTCAGCCTTTAGTGGATATGACCATTGATGATATCATGATGAACGGAAACGATATGGGAGACATTACAATTTCTGCAACCAACGGATTCTCCCTGAATGTTTATGATGTTGATATCAGGGTAAACTCTGCGGGAGTGATAGGAAATAACAGTCTTCATGTAACGGGAACCGTAAATAATAATACCTCTTCGCCTACGATAGATCTTACCGCTGAAATGAGGGATTTTGATATTGCTTTTGCACAGCAGTTTGTAACCACAGTTTTTGGAAATTTAAGGGGAAAAGCTACAGGAGATCTTAAGATCAGCGGAAAATTCAGTGATTTGGATTACAGTGGCGATATCGCTTTAAAAGGTTTCGGGCTTAAACTTTTATTTACCGGGGTAGATTATTCTTTTGACGATACGGTAATTCCGCTTACCAAAGGTCTGGCCATCCTGAATAATATCGGGGTTCACGACGGAAGAACAAATTCGAGCGGAAATATTTCGGGAGCAATTCAGTTTGAAACGCTCTCTTCAATGGGTGTCAACCTGGTAATGCGGGCGGACAATCTATTGGTTCTGAATACCACTCAAAAGGATTACGATTTGTTCTGGGGAAGGGTCTACGGACAGGGGGATCTTTATGTGGATGGCCCGGTTTCAGGTCTCAGTCTTTCCACTCCTAATATGAAAGCCCTGAGCGGAAGTACTTTTACATTCAATTCGGGATCTACTTCCAATGTTGAAGAGTTCAAAATGCTGAGGTTCCTTAAGGAAGGAAAAGACGGCCTGGTAACATTAGAAGATAAGAAAAAATCCGGAGCCAATATGAATATCGATTTTGCACTCGATGTGGATAAAGGAACTACAGTAAATGTTCTGATTGGTGACGAAGTAGGAAATATTACAGTGAAAGGTGCTGCTGAAAAACTGCGTTTCCAGATGAGCAGACAGGGAAATATTGCTATGAACGGAACGTATAAAGTGGAAAACGGAACTTTTGTTTCAAAAGCAATTCTGAATAAAACCTTCCAGATTGAAAAAGGCAGCAGCATCCGGTGGGATGGAGATGCCATGAAACCCGCGCTTAACATTACAGCAAATTATGTAAGAATGGTTTCCAATTCCGGAGAATATCTTAACATGGGAAGTCTTCAGCCAATCAGTATTTTACTGCAGGCTAATATTACACAGTCTCTAGTAGATCCCCAGGTTGATCTTGATGTTACTGCGTTGGATGTTTCCAGTCAGGTTAAAGAAACACTTGCTGCAAAAATGAGCCAGGAAGGGGAGAAGGTATTGCAGTTCGGATCTGTATTGCTTTTAAATAGCTTTAATGTTTCTAAAACCGGAGGAGTTGATGTGGATGTCGCAGGCGTCGCAGAATCATCAGGATACAACCTTCTTTTAAAGCAGCTGGGATCTGTACTTAATACAATGAGTAATGAATTCCAGATTGACCTTAATTATGTGAAAGGAGACCAATATTCCAATACGGGCGACCGTGCGAATGCAGGGGTGAGTTTCGCTCTTTCACCAAGAATAAAAGTGAAAACCGGTTTGGGAATTCCTCTTACCAAAACTGAAAATACGGAAGCCAATTATCTTTCCGGAGAAGGAACAATTGAATATGATATTTCTAAAAAGAATGATGGAAGTCTGGTACTGAGAGGGTATTCAAAACCTTCCAATATTGGTGTCATTAATGGTGCGGGCTCAAACGGTACTGCCAATCAGGCTTATGGAGGAGGTATCGTATGGAGCAAGAGCTTCAATTCTTTATTCAAAAAGAAGAAAAAAGTAAAAAATACACCTGAAGATCAAACAGGAATAAAAACAGATTCTATAAAATCAAATACAAAATAA